GTCATGCCTGAAACCATTCAAACACGGTGGATCAGTTTTGAGAATCCTGATGGCACGCCCGGCGCAGGGGCTCAGGCAAATCGCGGAGCGAAAGGAGCTGCCTTTGAAGCCATCGCTGCCGGCGAAGAAAAGCTGCTCCTCAATGTGGAGGGCCCCGGTATTATTCATCGCATGTGGTGTACCTTGTCGCAGCGTTCTCCCCGTGATCTGCGTTCTTATCTACTCCGCATTTATTGGGATCATGCTGAGCGGCCTGCTGTGGAACTGCCCTTCGCCGACTTTTTTTGCGCTGTCCATGGTGAGGTGA
This genomic stretch from Candidatus Hydrogenedentota bacterium harbors:
- a CDS encoding DUF2961 domain-containing protein, giving the protein MSKPAPLFIFLLGVVLYAFILAPCSAVPLYVMPETIQTRWISFENPDGTPGAGAQANRGAKGAAFEAIAAGEEKLLLNVEGPGIIHRMWCTLSQRSPRDLRSYLLRIYWDHAERPAVELPFADFFCAVHGEV